In one Streptomyces sp. NBC_01288 genomic region, the following are encoded:
- the folP gene encoding dihydropteroate synthase, whose protein sequence is MLRLGRREFDTHEPVIMAIVNRTPDSFYDQGATFRDEPALARVEQAVAEGAAIIDIGGVKAGPGEEVTADEEARRTVGFVAEVRRRFPDVIISVDTWRHEVGEAVCEVGADLLNDAWGGVDPRLAEVAARYGVGLVCTHAGGAEPRTRPHRVTYDDVMADILRVTLGLAERAVELGVPRESVLIDPGHDFGKNTRHSLEATRRLGEMVGTGWPVLVSLSNKDFVGETLDKPVKERVVGTLATTTVSAWLGAQVYRVHEVAETRQVLDMVASIAGHRPPAVGRRGLA, encoded by the coding sequence ATGCTCAGGCTGGGCAGGCGTGAATTCGACACGCACGAGCCGGTGATCATGGCGATCGTGAACCGGACCCCGGACTCCTTCTACGACCAGGGGGCCACGTTCCGCGACGAGCCCGCCCTCGCGCGCGTGGAGCAGGCGGTGGCCGAAGGCGCCGCCATCATCGACATCGGCGGCGTCAAGGCCGGCCCCGGCGAGGAAGTGACCGCCGACGAGGAGGCGCGGCGCACGGTCGGCTTCGTGGCCGAGGTGCGGCGGCGCTTCCCGGACGTCATCATCAGCGTCGACACCTGGCGGCACGAGGTCGGCGAGGCCGTCTGCGAGGTCGGCGCGGATCTCCTGAACGACGCGTGGGGCGGTGTCGATCCCCGGCTCGCGGAGGTCGCCGCGCGGTACGGGGTGGGGTTGGTGTGCACGCACGCGGGTGGCGCGGAGCCGCGTACCCGGCCGCACCGGGTGACCTACGACGACGTCATGGCCGACATCCTGCGCGTGACCCTGGGGCTCGCCGAGCGGGCCGTAGAGCTGGGCGTGCCCCGGGAGTCGGTGTTGATCGATCCCGGGCATGACTTCGGGAAGAACACGCGGCACAGTCTGGAGGCGACGCGGCGGCTCGGCGAGATGGTCGGGACGGGGTGGCCCGTGCTGGTGTCGTTGTCCAACAAGGACTTCGTGGGCGAGACGCTCGACAAGCCGGTCAAGGAGCGGGTGGTCGGGACGCTCGCGACCACTACCGTGTCAGCGTGGCTGGGGGCGCAGGTGTATCGGGTGCACGAAGTCGCTGAGACTCGGCAGGTGTTGGACATGGTGGCGTCGATCGCGGGGCATCGGCCTCCGGCGGTGGGGAGGCGGGGGCTGGCGTAA
- a CDS encoding TIGR00730 family Rossman fold protein, giving the protein MATGNPEGKQRPPEEQRLGPVLRRRDQVTASTTDQRLLDAGGPSDWVHTDPWRVLRIQSEFIEGFGTLAELPPAISVFGSARTKPDSPEYEAGVRLGHALVEAGWAVITGGGPGAMEAANKGALEAKGISVGLGIELPFEQGLNAYVDIGLNFRYFFVRKMMFVKYAQGFVVLPGGLGTLDELFEALTLVQTQKVTRFPIVLFGSEYWGGLVDWLKNTLIAQGKASEKDLLLFHVTDDVDEAVALVSKEAGR; this is encoded by the coding sequence ATGGCTACAGGCAACCCCGAGGGCAAGCAGCGGCCACCGGAGGAGCAGCGCCTGGGACCGGTCCTCCGGCGGCGCGATCAGGTGACCGCGAGCACGACCGACCAGCGCCTCCTGGACGCGGGCGGCCCCTCGGACTGGGTCCACACCGACCCGTGGCGCGTCCTGCGGATCCAGTCGGAGTTCATCGAGGGCTTCGGCACCCTGGCCGAACTGCCGCCCGCGATCAGCGTGTTCGGCTCGGCCCGCACCAAGCCGGACTCACCGGAGTACGAGGCGGGCGTACGGCTCGGACACGCCCTCGTGGAGGCCGGGTGGGCCGTGATCACCGGCGGCGGCCCCGGGGCCATGGAGGCGGCCAACAAGGGCGCCCTGGAGGCCAAGGGCATCTCCGTCGGCCTCGGCATCGAGCTGCCCTTCGAGCAAGGGCTCAACGCCTACGTCGACATCGGGCTGAACTTCCGTTACTTCTTCGTCCGCAAGATGATGTTCGTCAAGTACGCCCAGGGCTTCGTGGTTCTTCCCGGCGGCCTCGGCACCCTCGACGAACTCTTCGAGGCCCTCACCCTGGTCCAGACCCAGAAGGTCACCCGCTTCCCGATCGTCCTCTTCGGAAGCGAGTACTGGGGCGGCCTCGTCGACTGGCTGAAGAACACGCTCATCGCCCAGGGCAAGGCATCGGAGAAGGACCTCCTCCTGTTCCACGTGACGGACGACGTGGACGAGGCGGTCGCGCTGGTATCGAAGGAAGCGGGCCGGTAG
- the dapE gene encoding succinyl-diaminopimelate desuccinylase, producing the protein MADTALDLTLDAARLTAQLVDFPSESGSEKPLADAIETALRTLPHLTVDRYGNNVVARTNLGRTERVVLAGHIDTVPIADNVPSRLDENGVLWGCGTCDMKSGVAVQLRIAATVLAPNRDLTFVFYDNEEVAAHLNGLKHVSEARPDWLEGDFAVLLEPTDGQVEGGCQGTLRVFLKFKGERAHSARAWMGSNAIHAASRALAKLAAYEPRTPVVDGLQFHEGLNAVRVEGGVATNVIPDACTLVVNFRYAPDRSEEEAEAFVRDYFADCGVDEFVVDDHTGGARPGLTHPAAAAFMAAVGGEARPKFGWTDVARFSALGVPAVNYGPGAQLLAHKVDERVEAALIPEAERRLRDWLTA; encoded by the coding sequence ATGGCCGACACCGCACTTGACCTCACGCTGGACGCCGCACGGCTCACCGCGCAGCTCGTCGACTTCCCCTCGGAGAGCGGCAGCGAGAAGCCCCTCGCGGACGCGATCGAGACCGCGCTGCGCACCCTGCCGCACCTGACGGTCGACCGGTACGGCAACAACGTCGTCGCCCGCACGAACCTCGGCCGTACGGAACGTGTCGTCCTGGCCGGCCACATCGACACAGTCCCGATCGCCGACAACGTTCCCTCGCGCCTCGACGAGAACGGCGTCCTGTGGGGCTGCGGCACCTGCGACATGAAGTCCGGGGTGGCGGTCCAACTCCGCATCGCGGCAACGGTGTTGGCCCCGAATCGCGACCTGACGTTCGTCTTCTACGACAACGAGGAGGTCGCCGCCCACCTCAACGGCCTCAAGCACGTCTCGGAGGCCCGTCCGGACTGGCTGGAGGGTGACTTCGCGGTCCTCCTGGAGCCGACGGACGGTCAGGTCGAGGGCGGCTGCCAGGGCACGCTCCGGGTGTTCCTGAAGTTCAAGGGTGAACGAGCGCACTCCGCGCGCGCGTGGATGGGCTCCAACGCGATCCACGCGGCCTCCAGGGCGCTGGCCAAGCTCGCCGCGTACGAGCCCCGCACGCCGGTCGTGGACGGCCTTCAGTTCCACGAGGGTCTCAACGCGGTACGTGTCGAAGGGGGAGTGGCCACCAACGTCATCCCCGACGCGTGCACCCTGGTTGTCAACTTCCGCTATGCGCCCGACCGCAGCGAGGAGGAGGCGGAGGCCTTCGTACGCGACTACTTCGCGGACTGCGGGGTCGACGAGTTCGTCGTCGACGACCACACCGGAGGGGCCCGCCCCGGCCTGACCCACCCGGCCGCCGCGGCCTTCATGGCGGCCGTCGGCGGCGAGGCCCGCCCCAAGTTCGGCTGGACCGACGTGGCCCGCTTCAGCGCGCTGGGCGTCCCCGCGGTGAACTACGGCCCGGGTGCCCAACTCCTCGCCCACAAGGTCGACGAGCGGGTCGAGGCGGCCCTGATCCCCGAGGCGGAGCGGCGGCTGCGGGACTGGCTCACCGCCTGA
- a CDS encoding heavy metal transporter, which yields MLQSPTPKKRRRGRLFRFSSALVVLLAVAGYLVVQYVTGGRGGPGCKVVSGKDDGQAYEFSQEQTMNAATIAAVGTGRGMPERAVTIALATALQESQLVNIQHGDLDSLGLFQQRPSQGWGTKKEILDPTYAAGVFYEHLSKVDDYQQLPLTVAAQRVQRSGYPEAYAKHEPEATLLSAALTGQAAATLTCQGLPDTTQTAVGPDAVRAALVRDFGRTVLKETGAEVTGSGSGSKGTSKAKAKSTPSPSASATGGSSTVTLPVRSGSTKTGWQLAHWAVANSSELHIERVSYAGREWAAGSADDPWHSTAAKASGGVRIVTSQQGVEK from the coding sequence ATGCTCCAGTCCCCCACCCCCAAGAAGCGTCGACGCGGCCGCCTCTTCCGGTTCTCCTCGGCGCTCGTGGTGCTGCTCGCGGTCGCGGGTTATCTCGTCGTGCAGTACGTCACCGGCGGCCGGGGCGGGCCCGGTTGCAAGGTGGTCTCCGGCAAGGACGACGGCCAGGCGTACGAGTTCTCGCAGGAGCAGACGATGAACGCGGCGACGATCGCCGCCGTCGGCACCGGGCGCGGGATGCCCGAGCGGGCCGTGACGATCGCGCTCGCGACCGCCCTCCAGGAGTCGCAGCTCGTCAACATCCAGCACGGCGACCTGGATTCGCTCGGCCTGTTCCAGCAGCGGCCCTCGCAGGGCTGGGGCACCAAGAAGGAGATCCTGGACCCGACGTACGCGGCGGGCGTCTTCTACGAGCACCTCTCCAAGGTGGACGACTACCAGCAGCTCCCCCTCACCGTCGCCGCCCAGCGCGTGCAGCGCAGCGGCTACCCGGAGGCGTACGCCAAGCACGAGCCCGAGGCGACGCTGCTGTCCGCCGCCCTCACCGGGCAGGCCGCCGCCACGCTCACCTGTCAGGGCCTCCCGGACACCACGCAGACGGCCGTCGGCCCGGACGCCGTACGGGCCGCGCTGGTACGGGACTTCGGGCGCACGGTGCTGAAGGAGACGGGTGCGGAGGTGACCGGGAGCGGCTCGGGGTCGAAGGGCACGTCCAAGGCGAAGGCCAAGTCCACGCCCTCCCCCAGCGCGAGTGCGACCGGCGGGAGCAGCACGGTGACCCTGCCGGTGCGGTCCGGCAGTACGAAGACCGGTTGGCAGCTCGCGCACTGGGCGGTGGCCAACTCCTCGGAGCTGCACATCGAGCGCGTGTCGTACGCCGGCCGGGAGTGGGCCGCCGGGAGTGCGGACGACCCGTGGCACTCGACCGCCGCGAAGGCCTCCGGCGGGGTGCGGATAGTGACCTCGCAGCAGGGTGTGGAGAAGTAG
- a CDS encoding ATP-binding protein — MSLPLTRRIARVALLVAAGAAAGVGAAGSASAAPSLPATPNLGALTALDGASVGNTVDGASQNVTGVAGKSGGQTLEKAVPAAGKTGGKVAKTVAPAAQHVAGDTAGQAGGLLGETAKTATAGGGLPTDAVTKGGLPTAQELPLKGLPLG, encoded by the coding sequence ATGTCCCTCCCCCTGACCCGCCGGATCGCCCGTGTCGCGCTGCTCGTCGCAGCGGGAGCGGCAGCCGGGGTCGGTGCGGCCGGCTCCGCCAGTGCGGCCCCCTCCCTGCCGGCCACCCCGAACCTGGGCGCGCTGACCGCCCTGGACGGGGCGAGCGTCGGCAACACGGTCGACGGCGCGAGCCAGAACGTCACGGGGGTCGCCGGCAAGTCCGGTGGCCAGACGCTGGAGAAGGCGGTGCCGGCCGCAGGCAAGACCGGCGGGAAGGTTGCCAAGACGGTGGCTCCGGCCGCGCAGCATGTTGCCGGGGACACGGCGGGTCAGGCCGGGGGTCTGCTCGGTGAGACGGCCAAGACTGCGACTGCGGGTGGCGGGTTGCCGACGGACGCGGTGACCAAGGGTGGGCTGCCCACCGCGCAGGAGCTGCCGTTGAAGGGGCTGCCGCTCGGCTAA
- a CDS encoding bifunctional succinyldiaminopimelate transaminase/glutamate-prephenate aminotransferase has product MSAVTDRLPTFPWDKLEPYKKTAAAHPDGIVDLSVGTPVDPVPDLIQKALIAAADSPGYPTVWGTPALRDAITGWVERRLGARDVTHRHVLPIVGSKELVAWLPTHLGLGPGDRVAYPRLAYPTYEVGARLARAEYETYDDPTQLNPEGLKLLWLNSPSNPTGRVLPKDELTRIVAWAREHGILIFSDECYLELGWEADPVSVLHPDVNGGSYDGIVAVHSLSKRSNLAGYRAAFLAGDPAVLAPLLEIRKHGGMMTSAPTQAAVVAALGDDTHVQEQRERYLTRRTLLREALVSHGFRIEHSEASLYLWATRGESCWATVAHLADLGILVAPGDFYGEAGENFVRVALTATDERVRAAVNRLS; this is encoded by the coding sequence GTGTCCGCAGTCACCGACCGCCTGCCCACCTTCCCCTGGGACAAGCTGGAGCCGTACAAGAAGACGGCCGCGGCGCACCCGGACGGCATCGTCGACCTGTCCGTCGGCACCCCGGTCGACCCGGTTCCCGACCTGATCCAGAAAGCGCTGATCGCCGCGGCCGACTCGCCCGGCTATCCGACGGTCTGGGGCACACCGGCACTGCGCGACGCGATCACCGGCTGGGTGGAGCGCCGCCTGGGCGCCCGCGACGTGACCCACCGCCACGTCCTGCCCATCGTCGGCTCCAAGGAACTCGTCGCCTGGCTCCCGACCCACCTGGGCCTGGGCCCCGGCGACCGCGTGGCCTACCCGCGCCTGGCGTACCCGACGTACGAGGTGGGCGCCCGCCTGGCCCGAGCCGAGTACGAGACCTACGACGACCCGACACAGCTGAACCCCGAGGGCCTGAAGCTCCTCTGGCTCAACTCCCCGTCGAACCCGACCGGCAGGGTCCTCCCGAAGGACGAGCTGACCCGGATCGTCGCCTGGGCCCGCGAGCACGGCATCCTGATCTTCTCCGACGAGTGCTACCTCGAACTCGGCTGGGAGGCCGACCCGGTCTCGGTCCTCCACCCGGACGTCAACGGCGGTTCCTACGACGGCATCGTCGCGGTCCACTCCCTCTCCAAGCGCTCGAACCTCGCCGGTTACCGCGCCGCCTTCCTCGCCGGCGACCCCGCGGTCCTCGCCCCGCTCCTGGAGATCCGCAAGCACGGCGGCATGATGACCTCGGCGCCCACTCAGGCAGCGGTGGTGGCGGCCCTGGGGGATGACACCCACGTCCAGGAACAGCGCGAGCGCTACCTGACCCGGCGCACGCTCCTGCGCGAAGCGCTCGTCTCGCACGGCTTCCGCATCGAACACAGCGAGGCGAGCCTCTACCTCTGGGCGACCAGGGGCGAGTCCTGCTGGGCCACGGTCGCCCACCTGGCCGACCTGGGCATCCTGGTGGCGCCGGGCGACTTCTACGGAGAAGCGGGCGAGAACTTCGTACGAGTGGCTCTGACAGCTACGGATGAACGAGTAAGGGCAGCTGTAAACAGGCTGAGCTGA
- the fdxA gene encoding ferredoxin, translated as MTYVIAQPCVDVKDKACIEECPVDCIYEGSRSLYIHPDECVDCGACEPVCPVEAIFYEDDTPEEWKDYYKANVEFFDELGSPGGASKLGLIERDHPFVAALPPQNQ; from the coding sequence GTGACCTACGTCATCGCGCAGCCTTGTGTAGACGTCAAGGACAAGGCGTGCATCGAGGAGTGCCCGGTCGACTGCATTTACGAGGGCTCACGGTCCTTGTACATCCACCCGGACGAATGCGTCGACTGCGGAGCCTGTGAGCCGGTGTGCCCGGTCGAGGCGATCTTCTACGAGGACGACACTCCTGAGGAGTGGAAGGACTACTACAAGGCCAACGTCGAGTTCTTCGACGAGCTCGGCTCCCCCGGCGGCGCCAGCAAGCTGGGCCTGATCGAGCGCGACCACCCCTTCGTCGCCGCGCTGCCGCCGCAGAACCAGTAA
- a CDS encoding GNAT family N-acetyltransferase, whose product MEISAAGRLEVRITAADVGKRVSVRRLTGAEDTTEKFTDTVGVLTSWDSGVLTITRKGGESVRISESSLVAGKVVPPAPARRRGPSAGYPELAHVSSRAWRPVESERLGAWELRAAAGFTRRANSVLPLGEPGLPLDEALTVVRRWYGDRGLPAYVQTATGAEGTQELLCAELEERGWTREVTAELWVGGLAPVADRADASGVVLSRSADEAWLARYQRKGVSEVALKVLGSGPSVWFATVPGEGTDAAPAAIGRCVVDGRWAGFAAVEVDPALRRRGLGSVVMAALASRALEEGASAAWLQVEAENVGARALYSGMGFSAHHAYHHYREGSS is encoded by the coding sequence GTGGAAATCTCTGCGGCCGGACGTCTTGAGGTCCGCATAACCGCTGCTGACGTGGGCAAACGGGTGTCCGTCAGGCGCTTGACAGGTGCTGAAGACACGACGGAGAAGTTCACCGACACGGTGGGTGTTCTCACATCATGGGACAGCGGTGTGCTGACGATCACACGGAAGGGTGGCGAGTCCGTCCGTATTTCGGAATCCTCGCTGGTGGCGGGCAAGGTCGTCCCACCCGCTCCGGCCCGCCGTCGGGGACCGTCCGCCGGCTACCCGGAGTTGGCTCACGTCTCCTCGCGCGCGTGGCGGCCGGTGGAGAGCGAGCGGCTCGGCGCGTGGGAGCTGCGCGCCGCCGCCGGATTCACCCGCCGCGCCAACTCCGTGCTGCCCCTCGGCGAACCCGGCCTGCCCCTCGACGAGGCCCTGACCGTCGTACGACGGTGGTACGGCGACCGGGGTCTGCCCGCGTACGTCCAGACCGCGACCGGCGCCGAGGGCACGCAGGAGCTGCTCTGCGCCGAGCTGGAAGAGCGCGGCTGGACCCGTGAGGTGACGGCTGAACTGTGGGTCGGGGGCCTGGCCCCTGTCGCCGACCGCGCCGACGCCTCCGGAGTCGTGCTGTCCCGGTCGGCCGACGAGGCATGGCTGGCCCGCTATCAGCGCAAGGGGGTGAGCGAGGTGGCCCTGAAGGTGCTGGGGAGCGGACCCTCGGTGTGGTTCGCGACCGTGCCCGGCGAGGGTACGGATGCCGCTCCCGCCGCGATCGGGCGGTGTGTCGTCGACGGGCGGTGGGCCGGGTTCGCCGCGGTCGAGGTCGATCCGGCGCTACGGCGGCGGGGGCTCGGGTCGGTCGTCATGGCCGCGTTGGCCTCGCGGGCGTTGGAGGAGGGGGCTTCGGCCGCGTGGTTGCAGGTCGAGGCGGAGAACGTGGGGGCACGGGCGCTGTACTCCGGGATGGGGTTCTCCGCGCATCACGCCTACCACCACTACCGCGAAGGTTCGTCGTGA
- a CDS encoding transglutaminase-like domain-containing protein → MPAPRPPAAERAAAVRQLFAEEARAERPDLAALCLLVGAAADGGLDDAGIDSVQVELDRLAGQVPYRPGGPAAWAGALRQLLGERFEFRGSPGDYQRLESSLLHAVLRRRRGLPILLSVVWMEVARRAGAPVYGVALPGHFVVGFGAAEEQVLVDPFDGGRVLSGGDAEVLVAGATGGSLEPSMLTPADPLDVVVRVLNNIRAWAAARPERSDVALWAVELALVSPSHAARLRYERAQLLVQRGDFLTGAAELEAYAGVVAAVDESAADRVRGQAQSARAMLN, encoded by the coding sequence ATGCCCGCACCCCGGCCTCCGGCGGCTGAACGGGCCGCTGCGGTACGGCAGTTGTTCGCCGAGGAGGCTCGGGCCGAGCGGCCCGATCTTGCGGCGTTGTGTCTGCTGGTGGGGGCCGCGGCGGACGGGGGGTTGGACGACGCCGGGATCGACTCGGTCCAGGTGGAGCTGGATCGGCTGGCCGGGCAGGTGCCGTATCGCCCCGGCGGGCCGGCCGCCTGGGCGGGCGCGTTGCGTCAACTCCTGGGCGAGCGTTTCGAGTTCCGGGGCTCGCCCGGTGACTATCAGCGGTTGGAGTCCTCGCTGCTGCACGCGGTGCTTCGGCGGCGGCGGGGGTTGCCGATCCTGTTGTCCGTGGTGTGGATGGAGGTTGCTCGGCGGGCGGGGGCGCCGGTGTACGGGGTCGCCTTGCCGGGGCATTTCGTGGTGGGGTTCGGGGCGGCCGAGGAGCAGGTGTTGGTTGATCCCTTTGATGGGGGGCGGGTGTTGTCCGGGGGTGATGCGGAGGTGTTGGTTGCGGGGGCGACGGGGGGTTCGCTGGAACCTTCCATGCTGACGCCCGCCGATCCCCTCGATGTGGTCGTGCGGGTGCTCAACAACATCCGGGCGTGGGCTGCGGCTCGGCCTGAGCGGTCGGATGTCGCCCTGTGGGCCGTGGAGTTGGCGTTGGTGTCGCCGTCTCATGCGGCTCGGTTGCGGTATGAGCGGGCTCAACTGCTCGTGCAGCGCGGGGATTTCTTGACCGGCGCGGCTGAGTTGGAGGCTTACGCCGGGGTGGTGGCGGCCGTGGATGAATCTGCTGCGGATCGGGTGCGGGGGCAGGCGCAATCTGCTCGGGCCATGTTGAACTGA
- a CDS encoding response regulator transcription factor, with translation MSRTIKVLLAEDQSMVREALAALLGLEDDIEVVAQVARGDEVLATARQHTVDVALLDIEMPGCTGIEAAAQLHKALPEVKLVVLTTFGRPGYLRSAMEAGADAFLVKDAPAAQLAEAVRKVLAGERVIDPTLAAAALAEGANPLTDREREVLRAAADGSTNAELAKALHLSQGTVRNYLSTAIQKLAVRNRAEAVRIAREKGWL, from the coding sequence ATGAGCCGTACGATCAAGGTCCTCCTCGCCGAGGACCAGTCGATGGTCCGCGAGGCACTGGCCGCACTGCTCGGCCTGGAGGACGACATCGAGGTCGTCGCCCAAGTGGCCCGCGGCGACGAGGTGTTGGCGACGGCACGACAGCACACCGTGGACGTGGCCCTCCTCGACATCGAGATGCCGGGCTGCACGGGCATCGAGGCGGCGGCCCAACTCCACAAGGCGCTCCCCGAGGTGAAGCTGGTCGTCCTCACGACCTTCGGCCGCCCCGGCTACCTCCGCAGCGCGATGGAAGCGGGAGCGGACGCCTTCCTGGTGAAGGACGCCCCCGCGGCCCAACTCGCCGAAGCGGTACGGAAGGTCCTCGCGGGGGAGCGGGTCATCGACCCCACGTTGGCGGCAGCGGCCCTGGCGGAGGGGGCCAACCCGCTGACCGACCGCGAGCGCGAGGTGCTGCGGGCGGCGGCGGACGGTTCGACGAACGCGGAACTGGCCAAGGCCCTTCATCTGTCCCAGGGCACGGTCCGCAACTACCTGTCGACAGCGATCCAGAAACTGGCGGTGAGGAACAGGGCGGAAGCGGTACGGATCGCGAGAGAGAAGGGCTGGCTGTAA
- a CDS encoding sensor histidine kinase — MSAMTEDPLPEKARVERLIRIGQPPRDRGEVLRKLVWILPWLVFLGAPVQDLLADHHTTAATTAGWAGLVAFTGIYLAVVFRTMGRPYSGWLVGAMVAVLWVLAVTLALSLGDSWLGLFVYVSVTCGVTLPLTAAYWTIPLTTAAMMLAGWFVDDLDDAWGLFLIVLLVGYSMTGVRQLVRTTVELRKARATVAQLAANEERLRLARDLHDLLGHSLSLITLKSELAGRMLPDHPDKAAQQVADIEQVSRQALVDVREAVTGYRRPRLAGELAGAQVALTAAGVIADLPAEPDLTAVSKESESALAWALREAITNVVRHSGAQRCVVELVRRQTLDGPMLELSVEDNGSGGSGKGPGNGLTGLTERLEKAGGSLEATRLKHGFRLVARVPADAPATSTDVGSPA; from the coding sequence GTGAGCGCGATGACCGAGGACCCGCTGCCGGAGAAGGCCAGGGTGGAGCGGCTGATCCGGATCGGACAGCCGCCCCGCGACCGGGGCGAGGTGCTGCGCAAACTGGTGTGGATCCTGCCCTGGCTGGTCTTCCTCGGCGCACCCGTGCAGGACCTGCTGGCCGACCACCACACCACCGCGGCCACGACGGCCGGCTGGGCGGGCCTGGTGGCCTTCACCGGGATCTACCTGGCGGTCGTCTTCCGCACCATGGGCCGCCCCTACTCCGGCTGGCTCGTCGGCGCCATGGTCGCCGTGCTGTGGGTACTGGCCGTCACGCTGGCCCTCAGCCTCGGCGACTCCTGGCTCGGCCTCTTCGTGTACGTCTCCGTCACCTGCGGGGTCACCCTCCCCCTGACCGCCGCGTACTGGACGATCCCGCTGACCACCGCCGCGATGATGCTGGCGGGCTGGTTCGTCGACGACCTGGACGACGCCTGGGGCCTGTTCCTGATCGTGCTGCTGGTGGGCTATTCGATGACAGGTGTACGGCAACTCGTGCGCACGACGGTCGAGTTGCGCAAGGCCCGCGCCACGGTCGCCCAACTGGCCGCGAACGAGGAGCGGTTGAGGCTCGCCCGCGACCTGCACGACCTGCTGGGCCACTCCTTGTCTTTGATCACCCTGAAGAGCGAACTGGCCGGCCGGATGCTCCCCGACCACCCCGACAAGGCGGCCCAGCAGGTCGCCGACATCGAACAGGTCAGCCGCCAGGCCCTGGTGGACGTCCGCGAGGCCGTCACCGGCTACCGCCGCCCCCGCCTGGCCGGCGAACTCGCGGGCGCGCAGGTCGCGTTGACTGCGGCGGGCGTCATCGCGGACCTCCCCGCGGAACCGGACCTGACCGCCGTGTCCAAGGAGAGCGAGTCGGCCCTGGCCTGGGCCCTGCGCGAGGCGATCACGAACGTCGTACGGCACAGCGGCGCCCAGCGCTGCGTGGTGGAACTGGTCCGGCGCCAGACCCTGGACGGCCCGATGCTCGAACTCTCCGTCGAGGACAACGGCTCGGGCGGCTCCGGCAAGGGCCCCGGCAACGGTCTGACCGGCCTCACCGAGCGCCTGGAGAAGGCCGGCGGTTCCCTGGAGGCGACCCGCCTCAAACACGGCTTCCGGCTGGTGGCGCGGGTGCCCGCCGACGCCCCGGCCACCTCGACGGACGTAGGATCGCCCGCATGA
- a CDS encoding ABC transporter permease, translating into MNSLIKLELTRALRNRKFLFFSVIYPSALFLLIAGSAGGTDKIDGTGLTVATYMMVSMASFGALTAVLMGNSERIAKERESGWVRQLRLTTLPGRGYVIAKTASAAVVSLPSIIVVFIVAATVKDVRLDAWQWLALTGAIWAGSLVFAALGVAIGYMASGDAVRPITMITYFGLSMLGGLWMPATTFPTWLQDIAKWLPTHAYAALGQAIEQSQSPHAKDVTLLVVYFALFAGGAAWLYRKDTLKA; encoded by the coding sequence ATGAACAGCCTGATCAAACTGGAACTCACCCGCGCCCTGCGCAACCGCAAGTTCCTGTTCTTCTCGGTGATCTACCCGTCGGCCCTGTTCCTGCTGATCGCGGGCAGCGCCGGCGGCACGGACAAGATCGACGGCACGGGCCTGACGGTCGCCACCTACATGATGGTCTCGATGGCCTCCTTCGGCGCCCTGACCGCCGTCCTGATGGGCAACAGCGAGCGCATCGCGAAGGAGCGGGAGAGCGGCTGGGTACGGCAGTTGAGGCTCACCACGCTGCCGGGCCGCGGCTATGTCATCGCGAAGACGGCCAGCGCCGCGGTGGTCAGCCTGCCCTCCATCATCGTCGTCTTCATCGTCGCCGCGACCGTGAAGGACGTACGGCTGGACGCCTGGCAGTGGCTCGCGCTGACCGGCGCGATCTGGGCCGGGAGCCTGGTCTTCGCGGCGCTCGGGGTGGCCATCGGGTACATGGCGAGCGGGGACGCGGTCCGGCCGATCACGATGATCACGTACTTCGGACTGTCGATGCTGGGCGGCCTGTGGATGCCCGCGACGACGTTCCCGACCTGGTTGCAGGACATCGCGAAGTGGCTGCCCACCCACGCGTACGCTGCCCTCGGTCAGGCGATCGAGCAGAGTCAGTCGCCTCATGCCAAGGACGTCACCCTCCTCGTCGTCTACTTCGCCCTGTTCGCGGGCGGGGCGGCGTGGCTGTACCGGAAGGACACGCTGAAGGCGTGA